The following proteins come from a genomic window of Synergistaceae bacterium:
- a CDS encoding ABC transporter permease, which yields MFWRMVSKTLIRQKSKMLMIAFTVILGVSLSTAMMNVMLGVGDKVNRELKVYGANITVRHKDAALMSDLYGLTGLGVNDKFLHEEDILKLKTIFWGFNILDFAPMLDGHAIMQINGRVAGDVSLLGTWPEKHAILSTGEELNTGLKSLRTWWDVKGEWLNEKDSDAVMIGNLLASKNNIHVGDSITLINNGLVKNFRVKAIFNDGGNSDSKILMPLESVQEFMNLQGKISNIEVSALTTPDNDLARKAAQDPRSLSPDEYETWYCTAYVSAICHQIQEVIRDGVAKPVRQVAESEGTILNKTTLLMILITILSSIGSALAISNLITASVIERSQELGLLKALGAYNWQIALLVLVEVMMTGLFGGVLGYFLGIGFAQIIGQTVFGSYIEIARMVILIVAIILFFVTLIGSIPAIRYLMALKPTEVLHGK from the coding sequence ATGTTCTGGAGAATGGTAAGTAAAACTCTGATTCGTCAAAAAAGTAAAATGTTAATGATCGCTTTCACTGTAATATTAGGAGTCTCGCTCTCTACTGCTATGATGAATGTAATGTTAGGAGTCGGCGACAAGGTTAATCGCGAGTTAAAAGTTTACGGCGCAAATATCACAGTCAGGCACAAGGACGCGGCACTAATGAGCGATTTATACGGCTTAACTGGACTCGGAGTAAATGATAAATTTTTACATGAAGAAGATATTTTGAAGCTAAAAACAATTTTCTGGGGATTTAACATTCTTGATTTTGCCCCTATGTTGGACGGACACGCTATTATGCAAATAAACGGCAGAGTCGCCGGTGATGTATCATTATTAGGAACTTGGCCGGAGAAACACGCAATTTTGTCAACTGGTGAAGAGTTAAATACAGGTTTAAAATCTTTGCGCACATGGTGGGACGTTAAAGGCGAATGGCTTAACGAGAAAGATTCGGACGCTGTAATGATAGGGAATTTGCTGGCCTCAAAAAATAATATACACGTCGGAGATTCTATAACTTTAATAAATAATGGCCTCGTCAAAAATTTTCGAGTCAAAGCTATATTCAATGACGGCGGGAATTCAGACTCAAAAATTTTAATGCCGCTTGAGTCAGTTCAGGAATTTATGAATTTACAGGGCAAAATTTCAAATATTGAAGTCTCAGCACTCACTACACCCGATAATGATTTAGCGAGAAAGGCAGCGCAAGATCCTAGAAGTCTTTCACCCGACGAATACGAAACATGGTACTGCACGGCATATGTCAGCGCGATATGTCATCAGATTCAGGAAGTAATAAGGGACGGAGTCGCAAAACCTGTTAGACAAGTTGCCGAGTCAGAAGGTACGATTTTGAACAAGACGACATTATTAATGATATTGATTACTATTTTAAGCTCAATCGGGTCGGCCCTGGCAATCTCAAATTTAATCACAGCGAGTGTAATAGAACGCAGTCAAGAATTAGGCTTGTTAAAGGCTCTGGGTGCTTATAACTGGCAGATTGCTTTACTCGTACTCGTTGAAGTAATGATGACGGGTTTATTTGGCGGCGTGCTCGGTTATTTTCTGGGAATCGGGTTTGCACAAATTATCGGGCAGACTGTTTTTGGCTCATATATTGAGATTGCTAGAATGGTAATTTTGATTGTAGCGATAATATTATTCTTTGTAACTTTAATAGGAAGTATTCCCGCGATTCGTTATTTAATGGCTTTGAAGCCTACGGAGGTTCTACATGGCAAATAG
- a CDS encoding iron transporter, with amino-acid sequence MKKLIFAVMILTLAFSAAAFGAQAVSVKPGQAGFEEIPIGETQVGPYNVAAVYFQAVDMYPAGKNPSKEDSDMHLEADIHLKPADAIAYGFGNGEDIWPAYLTVKYEIAKIDGKVVMDGSFMPMNADDGPHYGANIKKGLPVGVYKLKFIIEPPTDYLLHTDPETGVPAKENAKNFFQTYTVVFDWNYTGEQLQ; translated from the coding sequence ATGAAAAAATTAATCTTTGCTGTAATGATCTTAACACTTGCATTTAGTGCAGCAGCTTTTGGAGCTCAAGCCGTATCAGTCAAGCCCGGCCAAGCAGGTTTTGAAGAGATTCCCATCGGTGAGACTCAGGTCGGCCCCTATAACGTAGCAGCTGTATATTTTCAGGCAGTCGACATGTACCCGGCCGGTAAAAACCCTTCAAAGGAAGACTCAGACATGCATTTGGAGGCAGATATTCATTTGAAGCCAGCAGACGCAATTGCATACGGATTCGGCAACGGTGAAGACATTTGGCCGGCATATCTCACAGTAAAATATGAGATCGCGAAAATTGACGGCAAAGTCGTAATGGACGGCTCATTTATGCCCATGAATGCAGACGACGGCCCCCACTATGGAGCAAATATCAAAAAAGGTCTTCCCGTCGGTGTATACAAGCTGAAATTTATAATTGAGCCTCCGACTGATTATTTACTTCATACTGACCCGGAAACAGGAGTCCCCGCGAAAGAGAACGCAAAAAATTTCTTCCAGACATATACGGTCGTATTTGATTGGAATTACACAGGGGAGCAATTGCAATAA
- a CDS encoding DUF2318 domain-containing protein, with amino-acid sequence MLGIIYSFSRRKFVIMASLLGIIAGSIIFAVRLYDPRGMNLLLIAFNRRLVVSLAIISIISIIFTSLTALFRQKFLWLANLVLLSIMIFAAFMYLLPPILQFTREFIYFGEAGISTNSILRALGYSLGIFLCLLIILCGYEVHKSLNTATQSYIFVLVSLIIFALEYFAAAVVALQKLKVLKISDSFMNISVFDVMIWHDSNPNAFLFAELGLAVIMLIFVIITHLRPSHSFPNKALLRKEKARLRDSRRWSMSLAIFGTLAIFVVTVLHYYDTKPPVEIQPEPYDIENGIISIKLENISDGHLHKFSYVTPNGYDVRFLAVKKPAGNAYGVGLDACEICGIAGYFERGDEEVVCKRCDVVMNKNTIGFKGGCNPIPFDYEIREGKIFIDVKVLEAHEKRFK; translated from the coding sequence ATGTTAGGAATAATATATAGTTTTTCACGTAGAAAATTTGTTATTATGGCCTCATTACTGGGAATAATTGCAGGTTCAATAATATTTGCGGTGCGTTTATATGATCCTAGAGGCATGAATTTATTATTAATAGCTTTTAATCGCCGCTTAGTAGTGAGTCTTGCTATAATCTCTATAATTTCTATAATTTTCACGAGCTTGACGGCTTTATTCAGGCAAAAATTTTTATGGCTCGCAAATCTTGTATTATTGTCAATTATGATATTTGCTGCGTTTATGTATTTGTTGCCGCCTATACTGCAATTTACGAGGGAATTTATTTATTTCGGTGAGGCAGGTATAAGCACGAACTCAATTTTGCGCGCGCTGGGTTATTCACTGGGAATATTTTTATGTTTATTAATAATTCTTTGCGGCTATGAAGTCCATAAATCTTTGAATACTGCGACTCAGAGTTATATATTTGTGCTCGTGTCATTAATTATATTTGCGCTTGAATATTTTGCGGCGGCCGTTGTTGCTTTACAAAAATTGAAAGTATTAAAAATTTCTGACTCGTTCATGAATATTTCAGTGTTTGACGTTATGATTTGGCATGACTCGAACCCTAACGCGTTTTTATTCGCTGAACTCGGACTCGCTGTCATAATGTTAATATTTGTGATAATTACTCATTTAAGGCCGTCTCACTCATTCCCGAATAAGGCACTATTACGCAAGGAAAAAGCAAGATTGCGAGATTCCCGCCGATGGTCAATGAGTCTGGCAATTTTCGGAACGCTGGCAATTTTTGTTGTTACTGTCTTGCACTATTACGACACAAAGCCCCCCGTTGAGATTCAGCCTGAGCCCTATGATATAGAAAACGGGATAATTTCTATAAAGCTCGAAAATATTTCAGACGGTCATTTGCATAAATTCTCGTATGTTACACCGAACGGCTATGATGTGAGATTTCTTGCTGTCAAGAAACCTGCGGGTAATGCTTACGGAGTGGGACTCGATGCCTGCGAAATTTGCGGGATTGCGGGATATTTTGAGCGCGGTGATGAAGAAGTCGTCTGCAAACGCTGTGATGTAGTCATGAATAAGAATACTATAGGATTCAAAGGCGGCTGTAATCCTATACCGTTTGATTATGAGATAAGAGAAGGCAAAATTTTTATAGATGTGAAAGTTTTAGAGGCTCATGAGAAGAGATTTAAATAA